A genomic window from Algoriphagus sp. Y33 includes:
- a CDS encoding CocE/NonD family hydrolase gives MKNLYNTFLTLLLVMIFSVSFSQEKSIIDQLDEVAIVDQKVMMPMRDGVRLATDIYRPKGEGKYPIVFSRTPYNFNTWGNGEMNTRTMQTALTWVEKGYAYVVQNERGRYFSEGDWDILGVPLTDGYDAFEWMSKQDWSNGKIGTLGCSSTAEWQMAVASLNHPALAALVPQGYGAGVGKVGEFYEQGNWYRGGAGQMLFTNWLYGVQHDPMAPKLPKDISQKDLLRLQRFYDMSPKYPRIDSKEALSHLPIQDIIKNQHGPMGIYEEMITRKPDDPKWFEGGLYHDDMPFDKPSFWFVSWFDVSAGPNIALFNHARENAVSQLSRDNQYLVIAPVLHCSYTRASENTMIGDLNVGDAQLNYDEIITAWFDRWLKDEKSETMAEMPRIQYYTMGSNKWQTSEVWPPAEAVMTTMYLDSEGKANTLNGDGKLSVKRPRKDTPDTFQYDPMNPVTSYGGNVCCTGNAIDGNGGSYDQSEMELREDILVYTSDVLEEGIEVSGFIESYLYLSSDAKDTDVTIKLIDVHPDGKAFNLDETIQRVRYREGYDKEVWMEDGEVYEVKMTPMSTSNYFDKGHKIRIEVSSSNFPRFDRNMNTGGNTYDETEGVVATNSIHHGGKSLSRIILPIVKK, from the coding sequence ATGAAAAATCTTTATAACACCTTCCTGACGCTACTGCTCGTCATGATCTTTTCTGTTTCTTTTTCGCAGGAAAAAAGCATCATAGATCAGCTGGATGAAGTAGCTATAGTAGACCAGAAAGTTATGATGCCCATGCGGGATGGTGTGCGGCTGGCCACAGACATTTACCGTCCCAAGGGAGAGGGAAAATACCCTATCGTATTTTCCAGAACTCCTTACAACTTCAATACCTGGGGAAATGGAGAAATGAATACGCGTACCATGCAAACCGCACTTACGTGGGTAGAAAAAGGCTATGCTTATGTAGTCCAAAATGAACGCGGGAGATACTTCTCGGAGGGAGATTGGGATATTTTGGGCGTTCCCCTGACGGATGGGTACGACGCTTTCGAATGGATGTCCAAGCAAGACTGGAGCAATGGCAAAATAGGCACGCTGGGCTGCTCCTCCACTGCCGAATGGCAAATGGCCGTTGCTTCACTTAATCATCCGGCACTGGCGGCACTGGTTCCTCAGGGCTATGGTGCAGGTGTAGGTAAAGTTGGTGAGTTCTATGAGCAAGGAAACTGGTACCGTGGAGGTGCAGGGCAAATGCTTTTCACCAACTGGCTTTATGGCGTACAGCATGACCCTATGGCTCCAAAATTACCTAAAGACATCAGCCAAAAAGATCTATTGAGGCTTCAGCGCTTCTACGACATGTCTCCGAAGTATCCAAGAATCGACTCCAAAGAGGCGTTGAGTCATCTTCCGATTCAGGACATTATCAAGAATCAGCATGGCCCAATGGGAATCTATGAAGAAATGATCACCCGTAAGCCGGATGACCCGAAGTGGTTTGAAGGCGGATTGTACCATGATGATATGCCATTTGACAAACCCAGCTTCTGGTTTGTTTCCTGGTTTGATGTCTCTGCCGGGCCAAATATCGCATTATTCAATCACGCCAGAGAAAATGCTGTTTCCCAACTATCGAGAGACAATCAGTATCTTGTCATCGCTCCTGTGCTTCATTGCTCTTATACCCGAGCGTCGGAAAACACGATGATAGGCGATCTGAATGTAGGTGATGCGCAATTGAATTACGACGAGATCATCACCGCATGGTTTGACCGGTGGTTGAAAGATGAAAAATCTGAAACTATGGCGGAAATGCCAAGAATTCAATACTATACCATGGGTTCCAATAAGTGGCAAACTTCAGAGGTGTGGCCCCCAGCTGAAGCTGTGATGACCACGATGTATCTGGATTCTGAAGGAAAAGCAAATACACTAAACGGAGACGGGAAGCTTTCTGTCAAAAGACCAAGAAAAGACACTCCTGACACCTTCCAATACGATCCGATGAATCCGGTGACCTCCTATGGAGGAAACGTCTGCTGTACCGGAAATGCCATCGATGGAAACGGCGGTTCTTATGACCAAAGTGAAATGGAATTACGGGAGGATATTTTGGTATACACATCCGATGTACTGGAAGAAGGAATCGAAGTTTCCGGCTTTATCGAGTCCTACCTCTACCTCTCCTCTGATGCCAAAGACACCGATGTTACCATCAAGTTAATCGATGTGCATCCTGACGGAAAAGCCTTTAATTTAGATGAAACAATCCAGCGGGTTCGCTATAGAGAAGGCTATGACAAAGAAGTTTGGATGGAAGACGGAGAAGTCTACGAAGTAAAAATGACTCCAATGAGCACTTCCAATTACTTTGACAAAGGGCATAAAATCCGCATCGAAGTCAGTAGTTCGAATTTCCCACGTTTCGACAGAAATATGAATACAGGAGGAAATACCTACGATGAAACCGAAGGTGTGGTAGCGACCAACTCCATTCATCATGGAGGAAAGAGTCTGAGTAGAATTATATTGCCGATAGTGAAGAAGTAG
- the fahA gene encoding fumarylacetoacetase: MSDSPTNTLITWVEVSKNSDFTIYNLPFGVFENKRLRPRIGIAIGDKIVDLSVLDQEGFFSDMFLPEGVFLKDSLNELIELGKVITKKIRERVQDLLLADNEKLRDHSARGKVMVNRKEATMLMPVKIGDYTDFYSSMEHATNVGKLFRDPEHALLPNWKHLPVGYHGRASSIIPSGVPVTRPKGQTKDPESDSPVFGPSKKLDFEAELAFITGKSTKLGDSVSTADAEDYIFGFVLFNDWSARDIQAWEYVPLGPFLGKSFASSISPWVVTLEALEQFKVEGPVQEPEVLDYLRCEKSHSFDIQLETYIQPEGEKSSKVCASNFKYMYWNVAQQLAHHTVNGCNINVGDMMASGTISGEEPGSYGSMLELSWNGNEPVKLESGTERQFIEDGDTVIMKGFSEKDGIRVGFGEVKAKVLPAK; encoded by the coding sequence ATGAGCGACAGCCCAACCAACACCCTGATTACCTGGGTGGAAGTATCAAAAAATTCCGATTTCACGATTTACAACCTCCCATTTGGTGTTTTTGAAAACAAAAGACTAAGACCGCGTATAGGAATTGCAATCGGTGATAAGATTGTTGACTTAAGTGTGCTGGATCAGGAAGGTTTTTTTTCTGATATGTTTTTGCCCGAGGGGGTGTTTCTCAAAGATTCACTGAATGAGCTGATTGAATTGGGAAAAGTCATCACTAAAAAAATCCGTGAACGCGTGCAGGATTTGTTGTTGGCAGACAATGAAAAGCTGAGAGATCATTCTGCTAGAGGGAAAGTGATGGTTAACCGAAAGGAAGCGACCATGTTGATGCCGGTAAAAATCGGGGACTATACCGATTTTTACAGCAGTATGGAGCATGCCACCAATGTGGGTAAACTATTTCGTGATCCTGAACATGCACTTCTTCCAAACTGGAAACATCTTCCCGTCGGCTATCATGGAAGAGCATCTTCTATTATTCCTTCAGGAGTACCGGTCACCCGACCAAAAGGACAAACAAAAGATCCTGAATCAGATTCGCCTGTATTTGGGCCAAGTAAAAAACTGGATTTCGAAGCAGAGCTGGCATTTATCACAGGCAAGTCCACCAAGCTTGGGGATTCTGTTTCCACCGCTGATGCAGAGGACTATATTTTCGGCTTTGTACTTTTCAATGACTGGTCTGCCCGCGATATTCAGGCTTGGGAGTATGTGCCCTTAGGCCCATTTTTGGGAAAAAGCTTTGCTTCTTCTATCTCGCCCTGGGTGGTAACCTTGGAAGCTTTGGAGCAATTCAAAGTAGAGGGCCCTGTACAGGAGCCTGAAGTTTTGGATTATTTGAGATGTGAAAAATCCCACAGTTTTGATATACAATTGGAGACGTATATTCAGCCTGAAGGCGAGAAGAGCAGCAAAGTTTGCGCTTCCAACTTTAAGTATATGTACTGGAATGTAGCCCAGCAACTGGCTCATCATACTGTAAATGGCTGCAATATCAATGTAGGGGATATGATGGCTTCCGGAACTATCTCGGGTGAGGAACCTGGTTCCTATGGTTCTATGCTGGAACTTTCCTGGAATGGTAATGAGCCGGTTAAGCTTGAATCCGGAACCGAAAGGCAGTTTATAGAAGATGGGGATACGGTGATTATGAAGGGATTTTCGGAGAAAGATGGTATTAGAGTAGGGTTTGGAGAAGTAAAAGCCAAAGTTCTTCCCGCCAAGTGA
- a CDS encoding sugar phosphate isomerase/epimerase — MKKHFNLSLSFFFALSLGFTACSSKTGTEEVAETVDSTQVESTNFGGLALYTVRDSMANNPKSTLQAVADAGYAYVEAANYDDGKFYGMAPAEFKSYVESLGMTVKSAHMGMVNMENADQLITDVKTAGIEYFVIPVPPMGMFTFGPEGMGMKGTPDELVTIMNTLGEKCAQAGIKLLYHNHDFEFKAMEDGTIIEELLLEKCNPEFVNFQMDLFWVTKAEVDPLTYFEKYPGRFIAWHVKDMNDEGNFAPVGTGNIDFNRILAEKDKSGMKFYLVEQDQTFGLDPMEAIKISHKGLEEIGFK; from the coding sequence ATGAAAAAACACTTTAATCTTAGTCTCAGCTTCTTTTTTGCATTATCTCTGGGCTTTACAGCCTGTAGTTCTAAAACCGGTACCGAAGAAGTTGCGGAAACAGTAGACTCAACTCAAGTCGAATCTACCAATTTCGGTGGATTAGCCCTTTACACGGTACGTGATTCCATGGCAAACAACCCAAAAAGCACATTACAGGCTGTAGCCGATGCAGGCTATGCTTACGTTGAGGCAGCAAATTATGATGATGGTAAATTCTACGGCATGGCGCCTGCCGAGTTTAAATCTTACGTAGAATCACTTGGCATGACTGTCAAAAGTGCTCATATGGGCATGGTAAATATGGAGAATGCTGACCAGTTAATCACTGATGTGAAGACCGCCGGTATTGAATATTTTGTTATTCCTGTCCCTCCGATGGGCATGTTTACTTTTGGTCCGGAAGGCATGGGCATGAAAGGTACTCCCGATGAATTGGTTACTATCATGAACACCTTGGGTGAAAAATGCGCTCAAGCCGGAATTAAACTTCTTTACCATAACCATGACTTCGAATTCAAAGCAATGGAAGATGGAACAATCATCGAAGAACTGCTTTTGGAAAAATGCAATCCCGAGTTTGTCAACTTCCAGATGGATCTATTCTGGGTAACCAAAGCAGAGGTAGATCCTTTGACTTACTTCGAAAAATATCCTGGAAGATTTATCGCATGGCACGTGAAAGATATGAATGACGAAGGAAACTTTGCTCCTGTTGGAACCGGGAACATCGATTTCAATAGAATTCTCGCAGAAAAAGATAAATCCGGCATGAAGTTTTACTTAGTGGAACAAGATCAAACATTCGGTTTGGATCCTATGGAAGCCATCAAAATCAGCCATAAAGGCTTGGAAGAAATTGGCTTTAAGTAA
- a CDS encoding serine hydrolase, whose translation MKKAHVIMLLLLCLVGYSAFGQADSSSEEPNLINTEMLKKMTVAIENQTYPNVHSVLIHYKGNLVFEKYFSGKDESWGTDLGVVEHGENTLHDLRSLTKSIVSICFGLAIQNGFIENVEEKVFTYFPEYGDLNIGLHQEITLKHLLTMTSGLEWNEDLPYTNPKNSETAMVMSDDPIRYVLSRPLQESPGSVWNYNGGTTELLSVILHKATGLNIEEFAVEYLFKPLEIDTYYWTKAPGQEHPIAASGLRMLPSDILKIGVVLLQDGYYKGEELLNKQWVEESFTSHVKRGKNGGYGYQFWIDQSPDGKEPNKLVTAVGNGDQRIYLDKSKQLVVVTTAGNYNIWDLEKGSFQLLTDFIYPALEK comes from the coding sequence ATGAAAAAGGCACACGTCATCATGCTCCTATTACTTTGTTTGGTTGGCTACTCTGCTTTTGGCCAAGCTGACAGTTCAAGCGAAGAACCAAACCTTATCAATACAGAAATGTTGAAAAAAATGACAGTTGCCATAGAAAATCAAACCTATCCCAACGTTCATAGTGTATTGATACATTACAAAGGGAACTTGGTTTTTGAGAAATATTTTTCAGGCAAAGATGAGTCTTGGGGCACAGACTTGGGTGTGGTTGAACATGGTGAAAATACCCTTCATGATTTAAGAAGTCTGACCAAAAGTATCGTATCTATTTGCTTTGGACTTGCCATTCAAAATGGTTTTATAGAAAATGTAGAAGAAAAGGTATTTACCTATTTTCCTGAATATGGGGATCTCAATATTGGCCTTCATCAAGAGATTACCTTAAAGCACCTCCTGACAATGACTTCTGGGTTGGAGTGGAATGAAGACCTCCCTTATACCAATCCGAAAAACTCGGAAACTGCCATGGTGATGAGTGATGACCCTATTCGCTATGTTCTGAGCAGACCTTTGCAAGAATCGCCCGGTAGTGTGTGGAATTATAACGGGGGCACTACTGAATTACTTTCTGTCATTTTGCATAAAGCTACCGGATTGAATATAGAAGAATTTGCTGTTGAGTATCTATTTAAACCATTGGAAATAGATACCTATTATTGGACAAAAGCGCCTGGACAAGAGCATCCTATAGCTGCATCCGGTTTAAGAATGCTTCCTTCGGATATACTGAAAATAGGTGTGGTTTTATTGCAGGATGGTTATTACAAAGGAGAAGAGTTATTAAACAAGCAATGGGTTGAAGAATCATTTACCTCTCATGTAAAGCGCGGAAAGAACGGTGGTTATGGATATCAATTCTGGATAGACCAATCTCCCGATGGAAAAGAACCGAACAAACTTGTCACGGCAGTAGGAAATGGTGACCAGCGTATTTACCTAGACAAGTCAAAACAACTGGTAGTGGTAACAACTGCGGGGAATTATAATATCTGGGATCTTGAAAAAGGATCATTTCAACTGTTGACAGATTTTATTTATCCTGCATTGGAGAAATAG
- the creD gene encoding cell envelope integrity protein CreD, with translation METNTNSSLLEKFQDWISKSTSLKLLIIGFIALLLLIPQALTTDLINERQTRLEEAEYEVTGKWSRFQTVIGPYLALPYHHYREVQSNGENKLIKELKTAYFLPDLLDIAGDLQAESLHRGIFDVVVYQSDIQLKADFGAIALEKLDITAEQVLWDQASFLISVSDLRGIGENPELTLNNVPLISEPFTDSQTGLKGLQFPVSLDSASKDFTISGKIKLKGSANFHIAPLGKTTELKLTGNWSNPSFQGDFLPEERVLNSDGFESTWKILHFNRPFGQEFTNTLPNFQESSFGLSLKMPVDQYQQSIRTSKYAVLIITLSFLALFLMETFTKQRIHPLQYTLVGFGLVLYYTLLIALSEHLGFSTAYLIASVATVGLLALYSKSIFSQLKTTGIFTGILSLFYIFIFVIIKQQDYALLIGSIGLFVALAATMFISRKIDWYKS, from the coding sequence ATGGAAACAAACACAAACTCTTCCTTACTTGAAAAATTTCAGGACTGGATTTCTAAATCCACCAGTTTAAAACTTTTAATTATCGGATTTATCGCCCTGCTCCTCTTGATTCCCCAAGCACTCACAACTGACTTGATCAATGAAAGACAAACACGCTTAGAAGAGGCCGAGTATGAAGTAACAGGTAAATGGTCTAGGTTCCAAACAGTAATCGGACCCTATTTGGCATTACCTTATCATCACTATAGAGAAGTGCAGAGTAATGGAGAGAACAAACTAATCAAGGAACTGAAAACCGCCTATTTCTTGCCGGATCTATTGGATATCGCAGGAGATCTCCAAGCAGAATCCCTTCATCGGGGAATTTTCGATGTGGTGGTTTATCAGAGTGATATTCAGCTCAAAGCGGACTTTGGTGCAATAGCCCTCGAAAAATTAGACATCACTGCCGAGCAGGTACTTTGGGATCAGGCATCGTTCTTGATTTCTGTCAGTGACCTTAGGGGAATAGGTGAAAATCCTGAGCTGACGCTCAACAATGTTCCGCTGATTTCAGAGCCATTCACAGATTCCCAGACCGGCCTAAAGGGACTTCAATTCCCTGTATCACTTGATTCTGCATCAAAAGATTTTACAATTTCCGGCAAGATAAAGCTCAAGGGAAGCGCCAATTTCCATATCGCTCCCTTAGGTAAAACCACCGAACTGAAACTGACCGGCAACTGGTCAAATCCGAGTTTTCAGGGAGATTTTTTACCGGAAGAGAGAGTATTGAATAGCGATGGTTTCGAGAGTACTTGGAAAATCCTGCATTTCAACAGGCCCTTTGGTCAGGAATTCACCAATACATTACCTAATTTTCAGGAAAGTTCCTTTGGTTTAAGTCTGAAAATGCCTGTGGATCAATACCAACAAAGTATTCGTACTTCCAAGTATGCTGTCTTAATTATCACCCTGAGTTTTCTTGCATTATTTCTAATGGAGACCTTCACCAAGCAGAGAATTCATCCACTTCAATACACTCTGGTAGGTTTTGGATTGGTATTGTATTACACCTTACTCATTGCGCTTTCCGAGCATTTGGGATTTTCTACTGCCTATTTGATTGCCAGTGTAGCCACGGTGGGCCTTCTGGCATTGTATTCCAAAAGTATATTTTCCCAACTTAAAACAACCGGGATTTTCACAGGAATACTATCTCTGTTTTACATCTTCATATTTGTTATAATCAAGCAACAAGACTATGCTTTGTTGATTGGAAGTATTGGATTATTTGTGGCGCTTGCTGCTACCATGTTTATTTCAAGGAAAATTGATTGGTATAAAAGTTAA
- a CDS encoding transcriptional regulator, with product MTDNVKGTYDKAFENVVRLRMMSILMVNAEYDFNSFKEILEVTDGNLASHLRNLEKQEYISVNKSFVGRKPMTNYSATKAGKQAFQEHLKFLENLIQENKS from the coding sequence ATGACCGATAACGTGAAGGGAACTTACGATAAGGCATTTGAGAATGTGGTTAGACTCCGCATGATGTCCATCTTGATGGTCAATGCCGAGTATGACTTTAATTCTTTCAAGGAAATCTTGGAGGTCACAGATGGGAATCTGGCTTCTCATTTGAGAAATCTGGAAAAGCAGGAATACATTTCAGTGAACAAGTCTTTTGTAGGAAGAAAGCCGATGACCAATTATTCAGCAACCAAAGCGGGCAAGCAGGCTTTTCAAGAGCATCTGAAATTCCTCGAAAATTTAATACAGGAAAACAAAAGCTAA
- a CDS encoding LytTR family DNA-binding domain-containing protein, translated as MNCLIVDDEPIAQNILKEFISTIDYLNLVACCSNSNEAFNEVQQKQVDLVFLDVNMPGIDGMAFAKIIPKEIHVIFTTAYREYAIEGFNLQATDYLLKPIPFDRFLKAVAKARESFVTKSPQTAQDKSEFIFVRQDRKMEKIDFSEILVVESQADYIKIHLKDRFLIVRESISNFEKKLPGSRFIRFHRSFIGNLKSIDSYTHEYLEIAGKALTISRSYKEEVLRRLQQFE; from the coding sequence ATGAACTGCCTCATAGTAGACGACGAACCTATAGCACAAAACATTCTGAAAGAGTTTATCTCAACGATTGATTATTTGAATCTTGTGGCCTGCTGTAGCAATTCAAATGAAGCCTTCAATGAGGTGCAACAGAAACAGGTAGATTTGGTTTTTTTGGACGTTAATATGCCTGGGATTGATGGGATGGCATTTGCCAAAATTATCCCAAAAGAAATCCATGTGATTTTCACTACAGCCTATAGAGAATACGCTATAGAAGGATTCAATCTGCAAGCCACCGATTACCTCTTGAAGCCAATTCCTTTTGATCGATTTCTAAAAGCCGTTGCAAAAGCCAGAGAATCCTTTGTTACCAAAAGCCCACAAACAGCTCAAGATAAGTCAGAATTCATCTTTGTACGGCAGGATCGGAAGATGGAAAAAATAGATTTTTCTGAAATACTAGTCGTAGAAAGTCAGGCAGATTACATCAAGATTCACTTAAAAGACCGATTCTTGATCGTTCGAGAAAGCATTTCCAATTTCGAAAAGAAACTTCCCGGAAGTCGATTCATTCGATTCCATCGATCTTTCATCGGGAACCTAAAATCAATAGACTCTTACACACATGAGTATTTGGAAATCGCCGGAAAAGCGCTCACCATCAGCAGATCCTATAAGGAAGAAGTGCTGAGGCGGCTACAGCAGTTTGAGTAA
- a CDS encoding sensor histidine kinase — MNKKSLLLHISKKLLEQASICLGALLFFTFYFGITISNLGPAFTFGAFLLPVTMGMVNVFSFYIIPKFLFQQKYFWFALYTIYAIVISIFLIAFSSFYGFIYINSLDSIGTEFMLTKNLYLIMIGVYIVVLLTSFFSAYRENHKVRLRNQELQYALLNGELLLKQEELSYLKMQIHPHFLFNTLNTIYGSAIAESKETPELILKLSNLLDYILYQTQKSLVPLEDEISHLKDYLALEKLRHGDRLQVNSSFPEESKNLMIAPMLFLPLLENSFKHGKSQSTEAFVELKIEIHEERILFFLRNSYDETLSTKNLTSSGIGLQNIKKRLNLLYPNYHLLNIRKSDGYFEVDLQLKTTPPKTSVS; from the coding sequence ATGAACAAAAAGAGTCTACTGCTTCACATTTCAAAGAAATTGCTTGAACAGGCATCTATCTGCCTGGGTGCTTTGTTGTTCTTCACTTTTTACTTTGGAATCACAATTTCCAACTTAGGGCCCGCATTTACCTTTGGTGCATTCCTACTTCCGGTCACGATGGGAATGGTGAATGTGTTCAGTTTCTATATCATCCCAAAATTCCTCTTTCAGCAGAAGTATTTTTGGTTTGCACTCTATACGATTTATGCAATCGTCATCTCCATTTTCCTCATCGCATTTTCATCATTTTATGGCTTCATTTATATCAATTCCCTTGATTCCATAGGCACTGAATTTATGCTAACCAAGAATCTTTATCTTATCATGATAGGGGTTTATATAGTCGTTTTGCTTACTTCATTCTTTTCTGCCTATCGGGAAAATCATAAAGTACGGCTTCGAAATCAGGAACTACAATACGCCTTACTGAATGGAGAACTTCTACTGAAACAAGAAGAACTCTCCTACCTCAAAATGCAAATTCATCCTCATTTTCTATTTAACACACTCAATACGATTTATGGTTCTGCAATTGCGGAAAGCAAGGAAACTCCAGAACTTATCCTAAAGCTTTCCAATCTTTTGGACTATATCTTATACCAAACCCAAAAATCACTGGTGCCTCTAGAAGATGAAATCAGTCATTTGAAAGATTATTTAGCATTGGAAAAACTCAGACATGGAGATAGATTGCAGGTGAATTCAAGTTTTCCGGAGGAATCAAAAAACCTAATGATTGCTCCAATGCTATTTCTCCCCCTGTTGGAAAATAGCTTCAAGCATGGCAAGTCACAGAGTACCGAGGCTTTCGTAGAATTAAAAATAGAAATTCATGAAGAACGTATTCTTTTCTTTTTAAGAAACTCCTATGATGAAACCCTCTCAACCAAAAACCTGACTTCTTCGGGAATAGGCCTTCAAAACATTAAAAAGCGCCTCAATCTTCTCTATCCAAATTACCACCTATTGAATATCAGGAAATCTGATGGTTATTTCGAAGTCGATTTACAGCTAAAGACTACTCCACCTAAAACTAGTGTATCATGA
- a CDS encoding nuclear transport factor 2 family protein, with translation MKPTFLFLITSLFTYFSAFAQQNCMTEASIKALDAQWEENNLKPDPEFFKNVLADDFVWVHNHASMIDTKEAVVKRAEDQAAKGTSNTQSRIQSNVEVAITGNTAIVTGFTMVDRDPSPTKYHFMRTYVEIEGKCLLVGNHTMAVPEGD, from the coding sequence ATGAAACCGACCTTTCTTTTCTTGATCACTAGCTTATTCACCTACTTTTCTGCTTTTGCACAACAAAACTGTATGACCGAAGCATCCATCAAAGCACTGGATGCCCAATGGGAAGAAAACAACCTCAAACCCGATCCTGAATTTTTCAAAAATGTCTTGGCTGATGATTTCGTCTGGGTTCACAATCACGCTTCAATGATTGACACAAAGGAAGCCGTCGTAAAACGAGCGGAAGACCAGGCTGCAAAAGGCACAAGTAACACGCAATCCAGAATACAAAGCAATGTAGAAGTGGCAATTACAGGAAACACAGCTATCGTCACAGGATTCACAATGGTAGATCGGGATCCATCCCCTACCAAGTATCATTTTATGCGGACTTATGTAGAGATTGAGGGAAAATGCCTACTAGTTGGAAATCATACGATGGCTGTACCTGAAGGGGATTAG
- a CDS encoding thiol-disulfide oxidoreductase DCC family protein, producing MFANIQKTQNPPTQPLFIWDGECGFCKYWIIIWKSQTKGLTYTTFQEIASDFPDIPLKEFKKASRLIETDGSVFSGPDSAYRTFWYFPKPKKRWHRLYQKSGFFQSISDHGYNWIAKNRPLMMKLTLAFWGKDPLNRKPYWGICLFGVIAIVLGIRSIIG from the coding sequence ATGTTTGCCAACATCCAAAAAACACAAAATCCACCAACTCAGCCCTTATTTATCTGGGATGGGGAATGTGGATTTTGCAAGTATTGGATTATCATATGGAAGAGCCAAACAAAAGGCTTGACCTATACTACTTTCCAGGAAATAGCATCTGACTTCCCTGATATTCCGCTCAAAGAGTTTAAAAAAGCATCCAGATTGATCGAAACAGACGGATCTGTTTTCAGTGGACCGGATTCCGCCTATCGGACGTTTTGGTATTTCCCGAAACCCAAAAAACGCTGGCATAGACTCTATCAAAAGTCCGGGTTCTTTCAATCAATAAGTGATCACGGCTACAATTGGATTGCGAAGAATCGACCACTGATGATGAAGCTTACCTTGGCTTTCTGGGGAAAAGACCCACTGAATCGAAAGCCCTATTGGGGAATTTGCTTATTTGGAGTTATTGCTATTGTATTAGGTATAAGATCAATAATCGGTTAA